In the genome of Arabidopsis thaliana chromosome 4, partial sequence, the window TAAACCGATATGAACTGAGCTATGCTTTAATATTGTTCAAATGGTTTCACTATGTCTATATCCGAAAAAACTTGAATTCGAATGaacctaataaaaaaaattgatctaaAACTTAATGAAgacatacaaatatattagatcgacaaaatatgattataacCGATACAAAAcctaattaataataataataaaacgaTGAAAACATGAATTAGATTATTAACTGAAACCATaccaaaccaagaaaagaaaaacattctCTAGGAGGTCGGCATTGTGGAATACTTTCGGTTATAACTTAGTATATCAGACGTAATGCGTATGAATAGACACGACAAACACACGTACATGTGGGACATATAGGCCTCTCGCTCGTGTAACTAGCGCCGTATAGTTCCTAAGGTGTTGTGCTTGTGACTTGTGgaattttctttgtattgaATGTGTagaaagcaaaacaacaaaaattattagatATATTATTGTCTATTTTTGCTGAATGGGTCGGCCGACATATGACATTGacatataaaattacatattgaataaggaaagaaaaaatacagaaaatgaTCAGGCCACTCACATTTGATAATAACTGAAATAATGATGATAGAATTATTAAATATCCTTGGGAAAATATTGTGTTTTGGTGGTTGATGATTCGTTAAGTAGATATAGGTCACAGATCAgattaaatgtaaatttttatttgcattCTCTTTCCCTTTGCCATTATAAATGTGTTAAGTAGCATGAAAACTTGTTTTATATGAATCTTGGAATCAGTCTAAGTTTTGATTTGAGATTTATGaactttataatatgtttgttGTGACAAAGAATTCCGGTTTAGGCGATGTAGATGTATCAGAGTTATGGTTTAGGTTTGTGCTAATTATAAGTTACAAAATTCTATCTcacaataattaattagaatagagtttaaatttctatattaaaTGAAGAAATGAGATCATAAAGTAGAATTCTATTTTGGGTTACCAAATGCCACttaattgttgaattttatgatataattAGATTTATTATGTGGTTAAAATCTACTTAATGGTCTCGAgtttaaacaagaaagagCATAATACATCTGTTTTATTTGACAATACTTGAACTATTTcctcaaaattaattagttcAAAACTGGAAGACAAAGCACATCAACATCAATTTCCAAGTTATTAGAAAAAGTGGTAATTAATGATGGAATAATCAAAATGAATTACTTAAAACAAATACATCAACATTCAAAGAGTCGAGTTTAGAATGGAACgttaaagaaaaatggatgAAGGAGTCTTGAAGACAATGATTCATTTGAGTGCAATCAAATAATTGTGCTTCGGtatgtatgtatttatttatttaattattgtattaGTGGATTCTAGTGATttcaaatcatcaaataaaaacaagatcTTCACTTCTTAATTCCTCCTCGTCACAAGCTCCCTCTCTTCTTActgtatttgtatttttgctTGCTGGAGAAGAATTCAGCATCTCTTTTAGGATAACAAATCTGAAACTCAtgcatttgtttttcattcAGATCGATTGATTGTTTTAGATCAGAATATGATCTCTTAATGACGATGTTCTTGGAAGAAGTTTAAGAAATAGGTTGTTCCATATCTTCTTGTTTATTCAAGTAGAGATAACCTAACTTGTCGTCAAAGAAAGTTGTAAtaggtttttttgaaaaaccacTATAGctcttctccattttcattGAGCAAATGTGGTGAATATCTTTGAAGAGATCGTTCTTGTGTGTGATAGGTTGAGAGGCAGAGTCCTCGAACCGCATCCACTGCACATTCAAGAACCGACAAATTCGGGAAAGATTGCGAGAGAATTAATGTTTCAGATTCAGAATAAGAAGTATATGTTACTTTACTTGAGCTGCTTCGATCTCTAAGTCCTGTTTTTGAATATCGAAGGAGGTAGGTCTCAAGAGACAAACGAAGAATAAATCTGACTTTGCAAAAAATGACTCGTGGGTTTGGCTGCAAACAGAAGGCTTAAAGGATAAGAACGTGAAAGTATCAAGAAACAATATATGAAGCAGACTAGCAGAGGATATGACGATGATCCGTACCAGAAAGCTAGAATCTCCAAAAACTCAGTGTCGATCTGAAGATAAATGTATGAAAACGTTaggttatatatattgatggTTGACTGATTTACATTAAGATATATGGATCTTCTTACgcctgtttcttcttttacttctcTAATGGCTGCGGCGAAAATCTCCTCACCCTAGAcgcaagaaaataaaatattaaagatgAAATCTTCAGCAAACATATAAAGTGGGATTGAAAACTTGTTGCTACATGCAGATAACACATACCTCGTCAACAACTCCTGTTGGGATCTTCCAGATACCTGATCCGCATAATGAACCGTATTTTTCCTGCACCACAAGAATCTGCCTCTAGTTGTAATTTTAAGATGCAAATGCTGGAATATGGAGTACATTTTCCTTACCATTCTAGGATGATTAGAATATTATGACTtggaaatacaaaaataaacaatataatgGTGTCCTATCTCCTAAGTACCTCTTTGTTATGGTTCAAGACAACAGCACCTACACGAACACGATGGGAAGCATTCAAAGGAATAGTACTCTCGGCTTCCGGAATCCAATAAACTAGCATCAGGTAAGTTGGCTCAGCATGGTGATACCGGAAACCTTCCTGCATGCACAAATTATTTATGGGACCAGTTTGTTCATCCCTCAATGTAATAATACATGGGGATATGCAGCTATAACTTGGTATATCAACTATACATCCCATTAACCTAAATATGTCAAACCcaaaaagattttctttttaaaaacaaaactaaaatatgtCCATGGTACAAAAGAGATTCATCTTAATACTAATATTAGCAATAGATAAGACAATGACatctaattaacaaaagatGATAATTAAGTAACGTTAATATGCAAGACTTAGGAATCAAATTTAATCTGATATGTGACCTTAACCGCGGGTTCCACGAGGTTTACGTGTGAGAGAGGCAAGTTCAACCAGACTCCCTTTTTACCctgacaacaaaaaacaaacaaaaaggttttACAGAATCAACCGCTCGCTCACTCAAGAAGACAGAGATGCATGTGATCTCGCACCAACACAAACCTGTAAGCGCCACTGCTCGAATGAATCTCTAAGCGCTGCAACGAAATTCTTAGTATCCATAGGAGTTTTCATCTCCACGATGACTCCACCGTAATCATCATCCACAAACGGAAGTACTTCGAAAATCTTGTGTTCTACTCCATTACGCAGAGGAGCCTCTTGGTCTGACATGCTTCAAACTCTGAAAAAATTTGGAGGAAGATTGGAAGATTTCAAGTATTCAACGAAAAGGAGAAGATAAAGTAAAAGGAGAGTGTGGTTTCAACGAAGCAAATGATTTCAAAAGGAGAACAATCACGAGGCGGCAATGGCAGAAGTCAAGTAGTTATATAAACATTTAGATATTTACTAATAATGTACATTAGTGGGGTGGGTCACAAATCATAAccatcataaattcataatggCCTTCACATTAACCCGTCGAGGCCCTTCGGTGGAGTGACGTAGTCCCACACGTCACCTTTAAcgcaaaaataagaaatccaTACGTaacacaaaccctaattagaaATACTTTTGATCATGTCGCATGCTCTAATTTCcattttgacaaaataacTCCGTTTAGTTTCATATTCATTAGAGAATGGGCTTACTGACATCATggtacaaaaataaaatgtaatttcACGCCCACCGTGGGGCTCGAACCCACGACCAGAAGGTTAAGAGCCTtgcgctctaccaactgagctagaCGGGCTTGTTGTTAATTTTCCAGCAGaactatataaataatgtAAACTATCCCCATGTCTCATCTTGAGTAAAAGTGTTAAACATTCAACAATCTTTGGTCACACAAATGAAAAGGCCAACCTTTCAATGCCCGTTCGGCTCTGTACCTAGCAGCTACAAGAACATTTGGCATCTGTGCCTCGTACTGCTGTGGCAAGCCAGAAGATCGATGTGAAACCGCTCAATACCCACAGGCTCAGTTTCTCTCTAGAGGAAGTTGGAAAATCCCAGTGCTCGTGGTCGTGGAAGTGATGCTATCAAGGTTAATAAGATGCTTCGGAAACTCTGTTAATACCATCATTGTGGACATTCTCTTCAACATTCGACCCTGACCATAATTTGAATACAGTAAGAAATTCTCTTTATGATAAATCATCTCTTTTATTACACTGAAACATGACTACAAAGATCTATGCCATAAATTACATGACAAGAATGTTGACCAAAGAGGGACAAAAGTTTCTTATGCCTAAGAAGTAAGAACAGTAAGTCTGCAACCAACGTGGGCAGATCCATACGCGTCTCTGGAACTGATCAGACCATGTCTCTGCTCTGACATCAAATCAATATAATAGTAGATACAATCAGTGGTCCATAATCTTCTCTGCGGCCGTCTGTCTTAACTGCAGAGACTTAATGGAGCCAGAGAGACAGATGCCTTGATGCTACTTACAATCTCTcgaacaacaaaacaaacaagaactaTTGACACTccgagaagaagagatttgacAAAGGTGAAGAACTAGGGCTCTGTTTTGCGCCTCAAGACAAAATAGGGGTCGACTCAGTAGACCACTTCCATACTTTAACTTGACCACTTCCATCACCGGTGAAAAATATGCCCCCGGGACCTATCTGGATTGACCGAATCTCTTGCTTAGCTAAAATTTTGCCCCTTTCCGTAAACCTTACATAAGAACAGAATCTAAGCTTTTGAAAGTAAAACATAATTGTATACTCATGAAACAAACAGCATTGGAAAGACTTACGATGGCAAATCATAGAGGTGCAACGAATTGTCATTGCACGAACATAGCAATACTGGCTTGGCTTCTGCATCATGGACGCCACAGAGAGCTAGCACGCCCTATATCCAAATAGCCATTGAGAACTTAGTTACATATAGAATGAATCAAGAGAAAGGGtaatatttcaacaaaaatgcTAGGAACTGTACGTATTCTTCTTTGTGAGTATATGTCACTTCTAAGTTTCCACCTTCAGTAGCAGCCCATATCTacaacggaaaaaaaaaaaaaaaaaaaacaggggGTAATGTCATATTCAGGAATCGAGCCAATTATCTAGCGAGTTAGAACCAAACCTTGACGGTATTGTCCAATGAACATGACAGAAGAAACTGATCCCAGCAAATGAGAGACATAACAACTGATGTATGCTCTGTAAGCGTTTGAATACACTGCAGATTATCCAGGCTCCAAACCTATTAAAAACAGATAAGGTAGGCCTATGagcttaaacaaaaaaaaaacagaaagggGATTTTAATTTAGGTATAATAGGCACTGGTGACTACTTTTTAAGTAGTGCCACACTACTTACTTTTATAGAATTGTCCATGGCACCAGAATAGAGTCTGTTTGCCCCAACATATAAAGAGACAACTGCAAGCGTGTGACCCAATAGTGATGCAGCTGGATCAAAACAGCTAGTGGTGCTATTGTATCTCCAAACCAAAATAGAGCCATCCTGCAGAagaatttttatcaaaatccAATAGAACTGTAGATTTCTATAGCAGAGGTGGTTTTTCCAAGAGATGACGCAAACTTGAAATGATATTCAagacaaaaaatgattttaagtATATACATGACGCTGAAGCAAAATTCTACTCCAACTCTCCAAGGCCTTAGAAAAGAAGTTTACAGTCAGTAAAAGTATTTACTTGTGTGCCAGCGAACAATAGATCAGTACCCACAACCAATGAATATACTTGGCCAACAGGTCCATTGAGGCTCAGGTCTGCATTGTTTTGGATATTCCACGCCTGcatataattcaaaaatgtATATCCGTAACAACAATAAACCTCAACACATAGGACAACAAAAGTGATTCTCAGTATAGATGAAGAGTTTTAATAGTCAAGGAACCATGCAAATGAATCATACTCTGAACTTACCTTAACAAGATTTGGCATGCCAACCAATAGCCAGGGACCTTCACTAATGATGCAGCCAACTTCCCCACCAAGATTGAGTACACCTGTACACTACAtcgtagaaaaaaaaacaaatactagaATGAGAAGTACGCCTATAAAGTAGTCCAAACAACCAGCCATatcaaaatgatgttttaaacTCAATAGCTAAACTAAATATGGAGCGAAACTcaatcaaacaacaataaaagaaataattatcAGAGGCAAATCAAAACCTGTCCAGAAGCACAATCCCATATTCGCACAGTTTCATCTTTACTCGCCGTGTAAAGCTTATCTGATCCTGAAGGCAGAGCAATCCCAGTAACAACCTACTCGAGaaatcagaaccaaaaaaaaaaaaaactatcaacATCGCCAACAAGCACAAGAATCCAGCATCACTTATAAGGACACTCAACAACAAGATACCTTCTGATGCCCGTCAAGCTGCGTCAACAAGGAGAAACTATCTCCTTTGCTCCAGCAATGCAAGTATCTACATTTATCACCATAAGGGCAATTTCCATCAACCCAGAATTTGCAAAGTTTCTCCGTCTTGGTCACCGTTCTGTTCCCACCAAATCTTCCCCAGTTATTAGCAGTCCCGCTGAACCCAGGCCCTCTCCGGTGACTCGGACCCGCAAACCCAGATTCATCAGCGACCCTTTTATTTGAAGAAGCTGCTACTGGACCCGAACCCGGACCCGGCAATTCTCTATGCAGGTAAGGGCATGGGTAACGATTGCACCGGCCAGCTCGCCAGTGGAAACAAACCTTCTGATTTGAGTCCGTCGTCGGCCGATTAGAGCCACCGCCCAGTCTTTGAAAGACTCTCTTGTTTCCTCCGTTCATATCTAAATCCATCGAATTGGATTCTCTCTAAATTACGACTCAGAAAACTCGGAATTGGATTATCCTGTAAACGTCGAATGGATCATTACTGTTCAAAATACCAAATCCGATcataagtaaacaaaaacaagcgCGAAAATCGAACGAACCCCTAACAGAATTTACCTCTCTGAATCAAGAGTACATAAATAATCTCTCACAAAGGagttttctttgataaatcaaaattggAAGAAGATGTCAAGCGGCTTcggttttttttaatcttcggatcattcttgaagaaaacataagtGAAGATCCCTCCACGTCAGCTTCACATCAATGGTCgtttaatttcttcttgttttactataaatttttgaaaatttgatctGTCTATAAACTATTGTTAATCAAAGTTGTATATAAAACCAGATTCTAccatttgtaattttgtagtaatttgTTACAAATTACACCGAGTTAAGGTAAATTACTCAAAGGCTAGTCTCTGAGTGCCAACAAGTGAAGCATATGATCCCTTTTGCGCTACCAATTCGGAATGTGTTCCAAGCTCTATGATCTTCCCATCAGAGCACACAGCGATCTGATTCGCGCTCTGAACTGTGCTCAGTCTGTGAGCGATGACTAATGTTGTCCTGTCTTTCATCAGACGGTTCAACGCACTCTGGACTAACCGCTCGCTCACTGCATCCAGCGCACTTGTGGCCTGCAACAAAGTAAGCAAGAGAGAGACTAAGCAGAGATGTCTCATACTAActgtttgtgttcttgtttgaTATGCTATTACTTAGGTAAAGGTTCTAGCAAAGCAGACAGTTCATCAAAGGCGagattattaaaataagaGTCTCTCACCTCATCGAGAATCAAGATGGGGGCATTCTTCAGCAGAGATCGGGCTATGGCAACTCTCTAACACATTGATAAACAAGCACATCAAAGCAGTTGCAAAAGTCTATCAGAAATCAAAAACATGTAGCTCATAATGTTTCTATACCTGTCGTTGTCCTCCGCTAAGCAAGCCTCCTCTTTCACCAACCAGTGTATCGTATCCCTA includes:
- the NUDT10 gene encoding nudix hydrolase homolog 10 (nudix hydrolase homolog 10 (NUDT10); FUNCTIONS IN: ADP-ribose diphosphatase activity, NAD or NADH binding, catalytic activity; INVOLVED IN: metabolic process; LOCATED IN: cytosol; EXPRESSED IN: 6 plant structures; EXPRESSED DURING: petal differentiation and expansion stage; CONTAINS InterPro DOMAIN/s: NUDIX hydrolase domain-like (InterPro:IPR015797), NUDIX hydrolase, conserved site (InterPro:IPR020084), NUDIX hydrolase domain (InterPro:IPR000086); BEST Arabidopsis thaliana protein match is: nudix hydrolase homolog 2 (TAIR:AT5G47650.1); Has 35333 Blast hits to 34131 proteins in 2444 species: Archae - 798; Bacteria - 22429; Metazoa - 974; Fungi - 991; Plants - 531; Viruses - 0; Other Eukaryotes - 9610 (source: NCBI BLink).), translating into MSDQEAPLRNGVEHKIFEVLPFVDDDYGGVIVEMKTPMDTKNFVAALRDSFEQWRLQGKKGVWLNLPLSHVNLVEPAVKEGFRYHHAEPTYLMLVYWIPEAESTIPLNASHRVRVGAVVLNHNKEEKYGSLCGSGIWKIPTGVVDEGEEIFAAAIREVKEETGVRRSIYLNVNQSTINIYNLTFSYIYLQIDTEFLEILAFCQTHESFFAKSDLFFVCLLRPTSFDIQKQDLEIEAAQWMRFEDSASQPITHKNDLFKDIHHICSMKMEKSYSGFSKKPITTFFDDKLGYLYLNKQEDMEQPIS
- the NUDT10 gene encoding nudix hydrolase homolog 10, translated to MLVYWIPEAESTIPLNASHRVRVGAVVLNHNKEILVVQEKYGSLCGSGIWKIPTGVVDEGEEIFAAAIREVKEETGVRRSIYLNVNQSTINIYNLTFSYIYLQIDTEFLEILAFCQTHESFFAKSDLFFVCLLRPTSFDIQKQDLEIEAAQWMRFEDSASQPITHKNDLFKDIHHICSMKMEKSYSGFSKKPITTFFDDKLGYLYLNKQEDMEQPIS
- the NUDT10 gene encoding nudix hydrolase homolog 10, which gives rise to MGCIVDIPSYSCISPCIITLRDEQTGPINNLCMQEGFRYHHAEPTYLMLVYWIPEAESTIPLNASHRVRVGAVVLNHNKEEKYGSLCGSGIWKIPTGVVDEGEEIFAAAIREVKEETGIDTEFLEILAFCQTHESFFAKSDLFFVCLLRPTSFDIQKQDLEIEAAQWMRFEDSASQPITHKNDLFKDIHHICSMKMEKSYSGFSKKPITTFFDDKLGYLYLNKQEDMEQPIS
- the NUDT10 gene encoding nudix hydrolase homolog 10; translated protein: MGCIVDIPSYSCISPCIITLRDEQTGPINNLCMQEGFRYHHAEPTYLMLVYWIPEAESTIPLNASHRVRVGAVVLNHNKEILVVQEKYGSLCGSGIWKIPTGVVDEGEEIFAAAIREVKEETGIDTEFLEILAFCQTHESFFAKSDLFFVCLLRPTSFDIQKQDLEIEAAQWMRFEDSASQPITHKNDLFKDIHHICSMKMEKSYSGFSKKPITTFFDDKLGYLYLNKQEDMEQPIS
- the NUDT10 gene encoding nudix hydrolase homolog 10, coding for MSDQEAPLRNGVEHKIFEVLPFVDDDYGGVIVEMKTPMDTKNFVAALRDSFEQWRLQGKKGVWLNLPLSHVNLVEPAVKEGFRYHHAEPTYLMLVYWIPEAESTIPLNASHRVRVGAVVLNHNKEILVVQEKYGSLCGSGIWKIPTGVVDEGEEIFAAAIREVKEETGVRRSIYLNVNQSTINIYNLTFSYIYLQIDTEFLEILAFCQTHESFFAKSDLFFVCLLRPTSFDIQKQDLEIEAAQVK
- the NUDT10 gene encoding nudix hydrolase homolog 10, which produces MSDQEAPLRNGVEHKIFEVLPFVDDDYGGVIVEMKTPMDTKNFVAALRDSFEQWRLQGKKGVWLNLPLSHVNLVEPAVKEGFRYHHAEPTYLMLVYWIPEAESTIPLNASHRVRVGAVVLNHNKEILVVQEKYGSLCGSGIWKIPTGVVDEGEEIFAAAIREVKEETGIDTEFLEILAFWYGSSSYPLLVCFIYCFLILSRSYPLSLLFAAKPTSHFLQSQIYSSFVS
- the ZFWD1 gene encoding zinc finger WD40 repeat protein 1, translating into MDLDMNGGNKRVFQRLGGGSNRPTTDSNQKVCFHWRAGRCNRYPCPYLHRELPGPGSGPVAASSNKRVADESGFAGPSHRRGPGFSGTANNWGRFGGNRTVTKTEKLCKFWVDGNCPYGDKCRYLHCWSKGDSFSLLTQLDGHQKVVTGIALPSGSDKLYTASKDETVRIWDCASGQCTGVLNLGGEVGCIISEGPWLLVGMPNLVKAWNIQNNADLSLNGPVGQVYSLVVGTDLLFAGTQDGSILVWRYNSTTSCFDPAASLLGHTLAVVSLYVGANRLYSGAMDNSIKVWSLDNLQCIQTLTEHTSVVMSLICWDQFLLSCSLDNTVKIWAATEGGNLEVTYTHKEEYGVLALCGVHDAEAKPVLLCSCNDNSLHLYDLPSFTERGKILAKQEIRSIQIGPGGIFFTGDGSGQVKVWKWSTESTPILS
- the NUDT10 gene encoding nudix hydrolase homolog 10 (nudix hydrolase homolog 10 (NUDT10); CONTAINS InterPro DOMAIN/s: NUDIX hydrolase domain-like (InterPro:IPR015797), NUDIX hydrolase (InterPro:IPR020476), NUDIX hydrolase, conserved site (InterPro:IPR020084), Nudix hydrolase 6-like (InterPro:IPR003293), NUDIX hydrolase domain (InterPro:IPR000086); BEST Arabidopsis thaliana protein match is: nudix hydrolase homolog 2 (TAIR:AT5G47650.1); Has 1857 Blast hits to 1857 proteins in 579 species: Archae - 36; Bacteria - 1096; Metazoa - 164; Fungi - 9; Plants - 175; Viruses - 0; Other Eukaryotes - 377 (source: NCBI BLink).), with product MSDQEAPLRNGVEHKIFEVLPFVDDDYGGVIVEMKTPMDTKNFVAALRDSFEQWRLQGKKGVWLNLPLSHVNLVEPAVKEGFRYHHAEPTYLMLVYWIPEAESTIPLNASHRVRVGAVVLNHNKEEKYGSLCGSGIWKIPTGVVDEGEEIFAAAIREVKEETGIDTEFLEILAFCQTHESFFAKSDLFFVCLLRPTSFDIQKQDLEIEAAQWMRFEDSASQPITHKNDLFKDIHHICSMKMEKSYSGFSKKPITTFFDDKLGYLYLNKQEDMEQPIS
- the NUDT10 gene encoding nudix hydrolase homolog 10, with the translated sequence MSDQEAPLRNGVEHKIFEVLPFVDDDYGGVIVEMKTPMDTKNFVAALRDSFEQWRLQGKKGVWLNLPLSHVNLVEPAVKEGFRYHHAEPTYLMLVYWIPEAESTIPLNASHRVRVGAVVLNHNKEILVVQEKYGSLCGSGIWKIPTGVVDEGEEIFAAAIREVKEETGIDTEFLEILAFCQTHESFFAKSDLFFVCLLRPTSFDIQKQDLEIEAAQVK
- the NUDT10 gene encoding nudix hydrolase homolog 10; this encodes MSDQEAPLRNGVEHKIFEVLPFVDDDYGGVIVEMKTPMDTKNFVAALRDSFEQWRLQGKKGVWLNLPLSHVNLVEPAVKEGFRYHHAEPTYLMLVYWIPEAESTIPLNASHRVRVGAVVLNHNKEILVVQEKYGSLCGSGIWKIPTGVVDEGEEIFAAAIREVKEETGVRRSIYLNVNQSTINIYNLTFSYIYLQIDTEFLEILAFCQTHESFFAKSDLFFVCLLRPTSFDIQKQDLEIEAAQWMRFEDSASQPITHKNDLFKDIHHICSMKMEKSYSGFSKKPITTFFDDKLGYLYLNKQEDMEQPIS
- the NUDT10 gene encoding nudix hydrolase homolog 10 — translated: MSDQEAPLRNGVEHKIFEVLPFVDDDYGGVIVEMKTPMDTKNFVAALRDSFEQWRLQGKKGVWLNLPLSHVNLVEPAVKEGFRYHHAEPTYLMLVYWIPEAESTIPLNASHRVRVGAVVLNHNKEILVVQEKYGSLCGSGIWKIPTGVVDEGEEIFAAAIREVKEETGVRRSIYLNVNQSTINIYNLTFSYIYLQIDTEFLEILAFWYGSSSYPLLVCFIYCFLILSRSYPLSLLFAAKPTSHFLQSQIYSSFVS
- the NUDT10 gene encoding nudix hydrolase homolog 10 codes for the protein MSDQEAPLRNGVEHKIFEVLPFVDDDYGGVIVEMKTPMDTKNFVAALRDSFEQWRLQGKKGVWLNLPLSHVNLVEPAVKEGFRYHHAEPTYLMLVYWIPEAESTIPLNASHRVRVGAVVLNHNKEILVVQEKYGSLCGSGIWKIPTGVVDEGEEIFAAAIREVKEETGIDTEFLEILAFCQTHESFFAKSDLFFVCLLRPTSFDIQKQDLEIEAAQWMRFEDSASQPITHKNDLFKDIHHICSMKMEKSYSGFSKKPITTFFDDKLGYLYLNKQEDMEQPIS
- the NUDT10 gene encoding nudix hydrolase homolog 10, whose product is MSDQEAPLRNGVEHKIFEVLPFVDDDYGGVIVEMKTPMDTKNFVAALRDSFEQWRLQGKKGVWLNLPLSHVNLVEPAVKEGFRYHHAEPTYLMLVYWIPEAESTIPLNASHRVRVGAVVLNHNKEEKYGSLCGSGIWKIPTGVVDEGEEIFAAAIREVKEETGIDTEFLEILAFCQTHESFFAKSDLFFVCLLRPTSFDIQKQDLEIEAAQVK